A region from the Flexibacter flexilis DSM 6793 genome encodes:
- the fusA gene encoding elongation factor G encodes MAKQDLAYLRNIGIMAHIDAGKTTTSERILYYTGKTHKIGEVHDGAATMDWMEQEQERGITITSAATTTQWNYPTVQGELTGDSKTYRINLIDTPGHVDFTVEVERSLRVLDGAVALFCAVSGVEPQSETVWRQANKYNVARIGFVNKMDRAGADFFNVIKEIKEKLNGFPVPLQVPIGAEDTFKGVVDLLTGKAMVWNDRDEGRTWNEVPVPEDLVETVAEWRTFLVESIAEFDDKLMEKYFEDPDSITREEMMTAIRKATIAMKITPVLCGSAFKNKGVQTMLDAVIAYLPSPMDVPAIVGTNPDTEQEETRQPDASEPFAALAFKIATDPFVGRLCFFRVYSGKLDAGSYVLNMRTGKKERISRLMQMHANKQNPIDVVEAGDIAAGVGFKDIKTGDTLVTEDRPIVLESMSFPEPVIGYAIEPKKTADMDKMANAIAKLLEEDPTLRVHTDQETGQTVMRGMGELHLEIIIDRMRREFKVEINQGAPQVAYKEALTKNSEHREVYKKQTGGRGKFADIVFELMPREDGKEGLEFVNEIVGGAIPREFIPAIQKGFEESMKNGPIGGYPVDSMKVRLFHGSFHDVDSDSLSFELAARMGFKEAAKKCGPRLMEPIMSVEVVTPDEFTGPVTGDLNRRRGLMKGMDSKAGAQIIKADVPLSELFGYVTDLRTITSGRAAASLTFSHYEFMPNNLADQVAAKGKSVGV; translated from the coding sequence ATGGCAAAACAAGATTTAGCATACCTACGCAATATAGGTATCATGGCTCACATTGACGCTGGTAAAACAACTACCAGTGAGCGTATTCTGTACTACACAGGTAAAACGCACAAAATTGGTGAGGTTCACGATGGTGCTGCCACGATGGACTGGATGGAGCAAGAACAAGAACGTGGTATCACTATCACTTCGGCTGCTACCACTACTCAGTGGAACTATCCAACAGTTCAAGGCGAACTTACTGGTGACTCAAAAACGTACCGTATCAACCTCATTGATACTCCAGGCCACGTGGATTTCACGGTGGAAGTGGAGCGTTCTTTGCGTGTATTGGACGGTGCTGTAGCTCTTTTCTGTGCTGTGTCAGGTGTTGAGCCTCAATCAGAAACAGTTTGGAGACAAGCCAACAAATACAATGTAGCTCGTATCGGTTTTGTTAATAAAATGGACCGTGCAGGTGCTGATTTCTTTAACGTAATTAAAGAAATTAAAGAAAAACTTAACGGTTTCCCTGTGCCTTTGCAAGTTCCAATCGGTGCTGAAGACACGTTCAAAGGCGTAGTAGATTTGCTTACGGGCAAAGCTATGGTTTGGAACGATCGCGACGAAGGAAGAACTTGGAACGAAGTGCCAGTTCCTGAAGACTTAGTTGAGACAGTAGCCGAATGGCGTACATTCTTGGTAGAAAGCATCGCTGAGTTCGACGATAAATTGATGGAGAAATACTTTGAAGATCCAGATAGCATCACTCGCGAAGAAATGATGACTGCGATCCGCAAAGCTACTATTGCCATGAAAATTACGCCTGTTCTTTGTGGTTCTGCCTTCAAAAACAAAGGTGTACAAACAATGCTTGACGCGGTTATCGCTTACTTGCCTTCTCCAATGGACGTACCTGCTATCGTTGGTACAAACCCAGACACAGAACAAGAAGAAACACGTCAGCCAGATGCAAGCGAACCATTCGCAGCTCTTGCTTTCAAAATCGCAACTGACCCATTCGTAGGTCGTTTGTGCTTCTTCCGTGTTTACTCTGGTAAATTGGATGCTGGTTCGTACGTATTGAACATGCGTACAGGCAAAAAAGAGCGTATTTCTCGCCTTATGCAGATGCACGCTAACAAGCAAAACCCAATTGATGTAGTAGAAGCTGGTGACATCGCTGCTGGTGTTGGTTTCAAAGACATCAAAACTGGTGATACGCTTGTAACTGAAGACAGACCAATCGTATTGGAATCTATGAGCTTCCCTGAGCCAGTTATCGGCTACGCTATCGAGCCTAAGAAAACGGCTGATATGGACAAAATGGCGAATGCTATCGCTAAATTGTTGGAAGAAGATCCTACGTTGCGCGTACACACTGACCAAGAAACTGGCCAAACTGTAATGCGTGGTATGGGTGAGCTTCACCTTGAAATCATCATCGACCGTATGCGTCGCGAATTTAAGGTAGAAATCAACCAAGGTGCTCCACAAGTAGCTTATAAAGAAGCTCTTACCAAAAACTCTGAACACCGTGAAGTTTACAAAAAACAAACTGGTGGTCGTGGTAAATTCGCCGACATCGTATTTGAATTGATGCCACGCGAAGACGGTAAAGAAGGTCTTGAATTCGTGAACGAAATCGTAGGTGGTGCAATTCCAAGAGAATTTATCCCAGCTATCCAAAAAGGCTTTGAAGAATCAATGAAAAACGGCCCTATCGGCGGTTACCCAGTTGACTCTATGAAAGTTCGTTTGTTCCACGGTTCATTCCACGATGTGGATTCGGATTCTCTATCATTCGAATTGGCTGCTCGTATGGGCTTCAAAGAAGCTGCTAAAAAATGCGGTCCACGTTTGATGGAACCAATTATGAGTGTTGAAGTAGTTACGCCAGACGAATTTACAGGTCCTGTAACAGGTGACTTGAACCGTCGTCGTGGTTTGATGAAAGGTATGGACAGCAAAGCTGGTGCGCAAATCATCAAAGCTGATGTGCCTTTGTCTGAACTATTCGGTTATGTAACAGACCTTCGTACAATCACTTCTGGACGTGCTGCTGCAAGTCTTACTTTCTCTCATTACGAATTTATGCCAAACAACTTGGCAGACCAAGTGGCTGCTAAAGGCAAAAGCGTAGGCGTGTAA
- the rpsJ gene encoding 30S ribosomal protein S10, with protein MNQKIRIKLKSFDHSLVDKSSEKIVKAVKATGAVVSGPIPLPTEKEIFTVLRSPHVNKKSREQFQLCTYKRLVDIYSTSPKTVDALMKLELPSGVDVEIKV; from the coding sequence ATGAACCAAAAAATTAGAATAAAACTAAAATCCTTTGACCACAGCCTTGTGGACAAATCTTCTGAGAAGATTGTAAAGGCTGTTAAGGCTACAGGTGCAGTGGTAAGCGGTCCAATTCCGTTGCCAACTGAAAAAGAAATCTTCACGGTATTGCGTTCTCCGCACGTTAACAAAAAGTCAAGAGAGCAATTCCAACTTTGTACCTACAAACGCCTAGTTGATATTTACTCAACTAGCCCTAAAACGGTAGATGCTCTTATGAAATTGGAGCTTCCTAGCGGTGTAGATGTAGAAATCAAAGTCTGA
- the menD gene encoding 2-succinyl-5-enolpyruvyl-6-hydroxy-3-cyclohexene-1-carboxylic-acid synthase: MILQPLVDIAAICAAKNVTEFVVSSGSRCAPLTLALVRHTAIRTRTISDERAAAFVALGMAQMSGNVVGLVCTSGSAVLNYAPAISEAFYQQIPLLVITADRPPEWIEQQDGQTIQQQEVYGKHVKASYQLPADYTHPDAVQFINRVLNEAINLAQVYPCGPVHVNVPIREPFYPEENEIMQFDAQPRVIEEISHSASLPRPAYMNLANEWLTFSRKMLVVGQVTPDLELRNALYACCLYNQMPLVADLISNMHQAENAIDAHDLFLMTTDEQTKKDLQPDLLVTVGNSVLSKNLKTFLRKYKPKQHWHVQKAGKVADPFGTLTRIIRTEPAEFFTKLGEQGYFEFMNQQPNAFAEAWLAQQQNARERFVDFFKNTAHFTEFGALRHVMQALPDDSHLHLANSMSVRYANFLSLEKNKKIGVWSNRGTSGIDGCTATAVGAALQTEKIVTLITGDVAFFYDRNGLWHNYLPNNLRIVLINNRGGAIFKMIDGPARQPEADEYFQTRQQLTAERTCADAQILYHKAENDAELKAVLETFFAASEQAKLLEISSYTEVNAAFFREMKKQFV; this comes from the coding sequence ATGATTTTACAACCTCTCGTAGATATAGCGGCCATTTGTGCCGCCAAAAATGTAACTGAATTTGTGGTTTCGTCGGGTTCGCGTTGTGCGCCGCTTACGTTGGCGTTGGTGCGCCACACAGCCATTCGCACGCGCACGATTAGCGACGAACGCGCTGCCGCTTTTGTGGCGTTGGGCATGGCGCAAATGTCTGGTAATGTGGTAGGTTTGGTTTGTACGTCGGGTTCGGCGGTGCTCAATTACGCGCCTGCTATTTCCGAAGCCTTTTACCAACAAATTCCGCTTTTGGTGATTACGGCAGACCGCCCGCCCGAATGGATAGAGCAACAAGACGGCCAAACCATTCAGCAACAAGAAGTTTACGGCAAACACGTGAAAGCCTCGTATCAGTTGCCAGCCGACTACACGCACCCCGACGCGGTGCAATTTATCAATCGTGTGTTGAATGAGGCCATCAATTTGGCGCAGGTGTATCCGTGTGGCCCTGTGCACGTAAACGTTCCGATTCGTGAACCTTTTTATCCCGAAGAAAACGAAATAATGCAATTTGATGCGCAGCCGCGTGTAATCGAAGAAATTTCGCATTCGGCCAGTTTGCCGCGCCCAGCGTACATGAATTTGGCAAATGAGTGGCTTACTTTTTCGCGGAAAATGTTGGTAGTTGGGCAAGTTACGCCAGATTTGGAGTTACGCAATGCGCTGTATGCCTGTTGTTTGTATAATCAAATGCCATTGGTGGCCGACCTGATTAGCAATATGCACCAAGCCGAAAACGCCATAGATGCACACGATTTGTTTTTGATGACAACCGATGAACAAACAAAAAAAGACTTGCAGCCAGATTTGTTGGTAACAGTCGGCAACTCGGTTTTGTCTAAAAATTTAAAAACTTTTTTGCGAAAATATAAACCCAAACAACATTGGCACGTGCAGAAAGCGGGCAAAGTGGCCGACCCATTCGGAACGCTTACGCGCATTATCCGCACCGAACCCGCCGAGTTTTTTACCAAATTGGGGGAGCAAGGTTATTTTGAATTTATGAATCAGCAACCCAACGCATTTGCGGAGGCGTGGCTAGCGCAGCAACAAAATGCCCGCGAACGTTTTGTTGATTTTTTCAAAAACACTGCCCATTTTACTGAATTTGGGGCACTTAGACACGTAATGCAGGCTTTGCCCGACGATAGTCATTTGCATTTGGCCAATAGTATGTCGGTGCGCTATGCTAATTTTTTGAGCTTAGAGAAAAACAAAAAGATTGGCGTTTGGAGCAACAGAGGCACAAGCGGCATAGATGGCTGTACGGCTACGGCGGTGGGTGCCGCTCTCCAAACCGAGAAAATCGTAACGTTGATTACGGGCGATGTAGCTTTTTTCTATGACCGTAACGGTTTGTGGCACAATTATTTACCCAATAATTTGCGCATCGTTTTGATAAACAATAGGGGAGGAGCTATTTTTAAAATGATAGATGGCCCAGCACGCCAACCCGAAGCCGACGAATATTTCCAGACACGCCAGCAGCTGACCGCCGAACGCACTTGCGCCGACGCGCAAATTTTGTATCATAAAGCTGAAAATGATGCAGAATTGAAGGCAGTTTTAGAAACCTTTTTTGCAGCAAGTGAGCAAGCTAAATTACTGGAAATCAGTAGCTACACAGAAGTTAATGCCGCATTTTTTAGAGAAATGAAAAAGCAGTTTGTTTAG